The proteins below are encoded in one region of Alkaliphilus flagellatus:
- a CDS encoding YhbY family RNA-binding protein codes for MLTGKQRSYLRSMANGIKPITQIGKSGLTDAFLEQLDLALDAREIVKVTILETSLLDTKDTANEVAQSVRAEFVQAIGNKFVIYRKNHKNPKIELPKG; via the coding sequence ATGCTAACAGGAAAACAAAGAAGTTATTTAAGGAGTATGGCTAATGGAATCAAGCCTATTACTCAAATAGGAAAATCTGGATTAACAGATGCTTTTCTAGAACAACTAGATCTAGCTTTAGATGCAAGGGAGATTGTGAAAGTTACTATTTTGGAAACGAGCTTACTGGATACTAAGGATACAGCTAATGAAGTAGCACAGAGTGTAAGGGCCGAGTTTGTGCAAGCAATTGGAAATAAGTTTGTTATTTATCGTAAAAATCACAAAAATCCTAAAATAGAGTTACCAAAAGGCTAG
- the nadD gene encoding nicotinate-nucleotide adenylyltransferase has protein sequence MIKESSFKPQIFKKNKIGIMGGTFDPIHFAHLFIAQTALDRLELNKIIFIPTGKPPHKQERLITDSYNRIDMLNLATKSNPKFEISSIEINREKTSYTIDTIKELQLYYGKDTDIYFITGTDAFIDIESWKEYKELLSIAKFIVMTRQVLNSELLDEKIELFIKEYGANITKIEIPTLDISSTDIRRRIREGNSIKYLLPESVEKYILKNRLYID, from the coding sequence TTGATTAAAGAGTCAAGTTTTAAACCCCAAATTTTTAAAAAAAATAAAATAGGAATAATGGGAGGAACATTTGATCCGATTCACTTTGCTCATTTATTTATTGCTCAAACAGCTTTAGATAGACTTGAGTTAAATAAGATCATATTTATACCAACTGGAAAACCTCCACATAAACAAGAAAGGTTAATAACAGATAGCTATAATCGTATTGATATGTTAAATTTAGCAACTAAAAGTAATCCCAAATTCGAGATTTCGTCTATAGAAATAAATAGAGAGAAAACATCCTATACGATTGATACAATTAAAGAACTACAGCTGTATTATGGAAAGGATACAGATATTTATTTTATTACAGGAACTGATGCATTTATTGATATAGAGTCTTGGAAGGAATATAAAGAGCTTCTAAGTATAGCTAAGTTTATTGTTATGACTAGGCAAGTATTAAACAGTGAATTATTAGATGAGAAGATTGAACTATTTATTAAGGAATATGGGGCTAATATTACTAAAATAGAAATACCAACTTTAGATATTTCATCAACAGATATTAGGAGAAGAATAAGAGAAGGAAATTCCATAAAATATCTATTGCCTGAAAGCGTAGAAAAGTATATATTAAAAAATAGGTTATATATTGATTAG
- the yqeK gene encoding bis(5'-nucleosyl)-tetraphosphatase (symmetrical) YqeK — translation MGVHTIEEIHHKLRQNVSSHRYTHTLGVIDAAIYLAKKYGENEEAAYMAALLHDYAKDFSKEQLEEYMRQNNLEVDEIMANAYQLIHGKVAAHIAKYEFNIYDENILNAIEYHTTGRRKMSKLEKIIYLADFIELGRNYIGVEELRMIAEKDLDAAVLQAINNTISYVLSMGGLLHTNTVEARNSLLYRDKQH, via the coding sequence GTGGGAGTACATACAATTGAAGAAATTCATCATAAATTAAGACAGAATGTATCTTCACATAGATACACACATACTTTAGGTGTAATAGATGCAGCTATTTATTTAGCAAAAAAATATGGTGAGAATGAAGAAGCTGCATATATGGCAGCATTATTACATGACTATGCTAAGGATTTTTCAAAGGAACAATTGGAAGAATATATGCGTCAAAATAATTTAGAAGTTGATGAGATTATGGCTAATGCATACCAATTAATTCATGGAAAAGTCGCTGCACATATTGCTAAATATGAATTTAATATTTACGATGAAAATATATTAAATGCAATAGAGTATCATACAACTGGTAGAAGAAAAATGAGTAAATTAGAGAAAATTATTTACCTAGCGGATTTTATTGAGTTAGGCAGGAATTATATAGGAGTAGAGGAATTAAGAATGATTGCTGAGAAAGACTTAGATGCTGCAGTTTTACAGGCTATAAATAATACTATAAGTTACGTTTTATCTATGGGAGGTCTATTGCATACCAATACCGTTGAAGCCAGAAATTCATTATTGTATAGGGATAAACAGCATTAG
- a CDS encoding LCP family protein, which produces MGKRRKQKRKILPIIITIAIVLLIGSFINIYRANPFNTNDNNGGWGNPLQLLRGKKERINILVFGVDSSKKQKSDISRSDSIMLVTIDPNKEKPTIISIPRDTRVQIPGRKNSDKINHAHAYGGPDLLVKTVEQFLNISINYYVRINYNAVIEVVDALGGVEIDVPINMKYSDPYDNPPLKIDIKKGLQVLDGQQAVHFMRFRKGYVNQDLGRIEAQQQFVKALVDKVISPTTILKIPQLVDIAYKNVETNIPKSKMLSLGAMASSINVDNLNKVTLHGVPKTINGTSYYVVNDEDIIELKNTYLTDEQSSSSIVTVEILNGCGVTGIAGQYADTVKEYGFDVSRVDNYEKNTIDVSFIEYAKAYKKEAENIKSELGINTLIEKDNNDEANIRIIIGKDLAR; this is translated from the coding sequence ATGGGAAAAAGAAGAAAACAAAAGCGGAAAATTTTACCGATAATTATAACTATTGCTATAGTACTACTTATTGGTAGTTTTATTAATATATATCGTGCAAATCCTTTTAATACTAATGATAATAACGGTGGATGGGGAAATCCACTGCAGTTACTTAGAGGTAAAAAGGAAAGAATTAATATACTTGTTTTTGGAGTAGATTCTTCAAAGAAACAAAAAAGTGATATATCCCGATCAGATAGTATTATGCTTGTTACTATAGATCCTAATAAGGAAAAGCCTACAATTATTTCAATCCCAAGAGATACTCGTGTTCAAATTCCTGGCAGAAAAAATTCAGATAAAATAAATCATGCCCATGCCTATGGTGGGCCAGACCTGTTAGTAAAAACTGTGGAACAATTTCTTAATATAAGCATTAATTATTATGTGAGGATAAATTATAATGCAGTTATTGAGGTTGTAGATGCTTTGGGTGGTGTTGAAATTGATGTACCAATCAACATGAAGTATAGCGATCCATACGATAATCCCCCATTAAAGATAGATATTAAAAAGGGTTTACAAGTACTAGATGGCCAACAGGCAGTACATTTCATGCGTTTTAGAAAAGGATATGTTAATCAAGATTTAGGCAGAATAGAGGCACAACAGCAATTTGTAAAGGCATTAGTAGATAAGGTGATTTCACCGACAACAATTTTGAAAATTCCTCAACTTGTAGATATTGCATACAAGAATGTTGAAACTAATATACCAAAAAGTAAGATGCTTTCTTTAGGAGCTATGGCTTCTTCTATTAATGTTGATAATTTAAATAAAGTTACTTTGCATGGAGTTCCTAAAACAATTAATGGAACATCTTATTATGTAGTGAATGATGAGGACATAATTGAACTAAAAAATACCTATTTAACAGATGAGCAAAGCAGTTCTTCTATAGTTACAGTGGAGATTTTAAATGGATGTGGAGTTACTGGTATTGCTGGACAATATGCAGATACAGTTAAAGAATATGGATTTGATGTTTCGCGAGTTGATAACTACGAAAAAAACACAATTGATGTATCTTTTATTGAATATGCAAAAGCTTATAAAAAAGAGGCCGAAAATATAAAATCTGAACTTGGTATTAATACATTGATTGAAAAAGATAATAATGATGAAGCGAATATACGAATTATTATAGGAAAAGACTTAGCTAGATAG
- a CDS encoding calcium/sodium antiporter — translation MNIIIVFFMFIVSLVIIIKGGDWFVESAVWVAKATGIPNVLIGATIVSVATTLPELLVSSIATYNEYYDIAIGNVIGSTICNIGLILGLVAVLAPIKIERKGFFIKGSFMLFSAAVLLFLLKDTIITRKEGSVLLILLAIYIVFNIIELKIESKNQSVTNRSTITKKNEAFKIIIKFVAGAILIVIGAKILVESGSEIARFLKIPEQVISLTLIAIGTSLPELITAISSMLKGEQGISVGNILGANILNMLMVLGVSSKIGSKGIVTSYQNIMLGTKIYNIPQTLYLDMPMSLLVMLVLVAGGLFSKKIGRALGLSLVVSYIMYLTVLAKLFM, via the coding sequence ATGAATATTATTATTGTTTTTTTTATGTTTATTGTAAGTTTGGTAATTATAATTAAAGGGGGAGATTGGTTTGTAGAATCTGCGGTATGGGTAGCTAAGGCAACAGGAATTCCTAATGTGCTAATAGGAGCTACTATAGTAAGTGTTGCAACGACTCTTCCAGAATTATTAGTTTCTTCGATTGCCACATATAATGAATACTACGATATTGCTATAGGAAATGTTATTGGATCAACAATATGCAATATAGGATTGATATTAGGATTAGTGGCAGTTTTAGCGCCTATTAAAATAGAAAGAAAAGGTTTTTTTATAAAAGGAAGCTTCATGTTATTTAGTGCTGCAGTTTTACTTTTTCTATTAAAGGATACAATAATTACGAGAAAAGAAGGTAGTGTACTATTAATCTTATTAGCCATATATATCGTATTTAATATAATAGAGCTCAAAATTGAGTCGAAAAATCAATCTGTAACTAATAGATCTACTATAACAAAAAAGAATGAGGCTTTTAAAATCATAATTAAGTTTGTTGCTGGAGCCATATTAATTGTTATAGGTGCAAAAATATTAGTAGAAAGTGGTTCGGAGATAGCAAGATTTTTAAAAATACCAGAACAGGTTATCAGTCTAACTTTAATTGCTATTGGTACTTCTTTACCTGAACTCATTACAGCTATTAGCTCAATGTTAAAAGGAGAACAAGGAATCTCTGTAGGTAATATTTTAGGAGCGAATATTCTGAACATGTTAATGGTACTTGGAGTTTCTTCTAAAATAGGGAGCAAAGGAATTGTTACTAGCTATCAAAATATTATGCTAGGAACTAAAATTTATAATATTCCACAAACATTGTACCTAGATATGCCTATGTCTCTTTTAGTGATGTTGGTATTAGTCGCTGGAGGTTTATTTTCGAAAAAAATAGGAAGAGCATTAGGGCTATCATTGGTAGTCAGTTATATAATGTATTTAACTGTTTTAGCAAAACTTTTTATGTAA
- the rsfS gene encoding ribosome silencing factor, giving the protein MKKQLMSIILKIMSSIDDKLGENSTVLDLSNITSICDYFVIASASSSRQVKAIVDAIEDKLSNEGLTLTHKEGYESGRWVLLDYGDIVIHIFHEEDREFYNLDGIWKDANEVNIDII; this is encoded by the coding sequence ATGAAAAAACAACTAATGAGTATTATTTTGAAAATTATGAGTAGTATAGACGATAAATTAGGAGAAAATTCAACAGTTTTAGATCTTAGCAACATTACATCAATATGTGATTATTTTGTTATAGCTAGTGCCTCATCTTCAAGACAAGTAAAGGCAATAGTAGATGCGATTGAGGATAAATTATCAAATGAAGGTTTAACATTAACTCATAAAGAAGGTTATGAATCAGGAAGATGGGTATTATTAGATTATGGTGATATAGTGATACATATTTTTCATGAAGAAGATAGAGAGTTTTATAATTTAGATGGAATTTGGAAAGATGCAAATGAAGTAAATATTGACATCATCTAA
- a CDS encoding helix-turn-helix transcriptional regulator produces the protein MEKEIHPILKGIIPLIDGIAATFGKNCEVVLHEINGSKKSIVAIHNGHVTGRSLGSPMLDIGIKALTKDDNVSDILNYSNKSSNGHILKSSTMFIKDENNNIIGCLCINIDISQFVVAQKALEELVHTNLDAEVSLEDTVSNNINDVLTNIVAQTLEATGKPVVYMNKEEKVSVVKKLNDQGAFLIKGAIDYVAKILCVSRYTVYNYLDEIRINE, from the coding sequence ATGGAAAAAGAAATACATCCAATATTAAAAGGTATTATTCCTCTAATTGATGGTATAGCTGCAACCTTTGGGAAGAACTGTGAAGTAGTTCTACACGAGATAAATGGTTCTAAAAAATCTATTGTTGCAATACATAATGGACATGTGACTGGTAGGTCCCTAGGAAGTCCAATGCTAGATATAGGAATAAAGGCATTAACTAAAGATGATAATGTAAGTGATATTTTAAATTATAGTAATAAAAGCTCTAATGGGCATATTTTAAAATCATCTACTATGTTTATTAAGGATGAAAATAATAATATTATTGGTTGTTTATGCATTAATATTGATATTTCACAGTTTGTAGTTGCACAAAAAGCATTAGAAGAATTAGTACACACTAACTTAGATGCAGAGGTAAGCCTAGAAGATACTGTTTCAAATAATATAAATGATGTTCTTACAAATATTGTAGCACAAACCTTAGAGGCTACAGGAAAACCTGTTGTTTATATGAATAAGGAAGAAAAGGTAAGTGTTGTGAAAAAACTAAATGATCAAGGTGCATTTTTAATTAAAGGAGCAATTGATTATGTTGCTAAAATTCTCTGTGTATCTAGATATACAGTATATAATTACCTTGATGAAATAAGAATAAATGAATAG
- a CDS encoding RidA family protein produces MEMINTDKAPAAIGPYSQGVRVDNLLFISGQMPLDPNTMDIVPGTIKEQTARVIENLKAILEEAGLTLNNVVKTTVFIKDMNDFANINEVYASYFTENKPARACVEVARLPKDVGVEIEAIAVIK; encoded by the coding sequence ATGGAAATGATAAATACTGATAAGGCACCAGCTGCAATTGGTCCTTATTCCCAAGGGGTAAGAGTGGATAATTTGCTTTTTATCTCTGGACAAATGCCACTAGACCCAAATACAATGGATATTGTACCTGGAACAATTAAAGAGCAGACAGCAAGAGTAATTGAAAATTTAAAGGCAATTTTAGAAGAAGCTGGACTTACCCTCAATAATGTAGTAAAAACTACAGTATTTATTAAAGATATGAATGATTTTGCTAATATCAATGAAGTATACGCTAGCTATTTTACTGAAAATAAACCTGCTAGAGCATGTGTAGAGGTTGCTAGATTACCTAAAGATGTAGGTGTAGAAATAGAAGCTATTGCTGTAATTAAATAG
- the sdaAB gene encoding L-serine ammonia-lyase, iron-sulfur-dependent subunit beta, translating into MKEFSIFDVVGPNMIGPSSSHTAGACRIGKAAYKMAGEDIKKVTFLLHGSFAKTYRGHGTDKALVGGILGFDPVDERIKYSFDLAREKGIEFIFQEADLGEVHSNTVKVIVEKNDGEIIELMGSSIGGGNIVVTEINGLEIEFTGEYDTLIISHVDKPGVIAKVTAVLALYDINIAFMRVYRYSKGQNAFMIIETDNEISPEIVSYIKKTIPEVPQAYLVNIK; encoded by the coding sequence ATGAAAGAGTTTAGTATATTTGATGTTGTAGGCCCAAATATGATAGGACCTTCTAGTTCGCATACTGCTGGTGCATGTAGAATAGGAAAGGCAGCCTATAAAATGGCAGGAGAAGATATTAAAAAGGTAACGTTTCTATTACATGGTTCTTTTGCAAAAACTTATCGTGGACATGGAACTGATAAGGCCTTGGTAGGCGGAATATTAGGTTTTGATCCAGTTGATGAGCGAATAAAGTATTCCTTTGACTTAGCTAGAGAAAAAGGGATAGAATTTATATTTCAGGAAGCAGATTTAGGAGAAGTGCATTCTAATACTGTCAAAGTTATTGTTGAGAAAAATGACGGCGAAATAATAGAGCTAATGGGATCTTCGATTGGTGGAGGAAATATTGTAGTAACAGAAATTAATGGTTTGGAAATAGAATTTACTGGAGAATATGATACATTGATTATTTCTCATGTAGACAAACCGGGGGTTATAGCAAAGGTTACTGCAGTTTTAGCACTTTATGATATTAATATTGCTTTTATGAGGGTATATCGTTATAGTAAAGGGCAAAACGCATTTATGATTATAGAAACTGACAATGAAATTAGTCCTGAAATAGTTTCTTACATTAAAAAGACAATACCAGAAGTTCCACAGGCTTATTTAGTGAATATAAAATAG
- the sdaAA gene encoding L-serine ammonia-lyase, iron-sulfur-dependent, subunit alpha gives MNFTNGKELLDLCNKHNKRIYEVMLAKEVELSGLSEEEIRGKMRESLEIMKSAVNSGLNEEVKSLSGLIGGEGKKIKKRRDTHKPVCGLVMSKAISSAMAVLEVNAAMGRIVAAPTAGSCGIIPGTLITMQEEFGLEDEDIINALITASAIGMIITKNATVAGAEGGCQAETGSAAGMAAGAVVELMGGTPEASLSAASMCIKNILGLVCDPIAGLVEVPCQTRNAMGAANALICAEIALSGVSSIIPFDEVVDTMYKVGRSIPFELRETALGGLADTPTGRKIQKQVLGE, from the coding sequence ATGAACTTTACAAATGGAAAAGAGCTACTGGATCTATGTAATAAACATAATAAAAGGATTTATGAAGTGATGCTAGCTAAGGAAGTAGAATTATCGGGGTTAAGTGAAGAAGAAATTCGTGGCAAAATGAGAGAAAGTCTAGAAATAATGAAATCAGCAGTTAATAGTGGACTTAATGAAGAAGTAAAGTCTCTAAGTGGATTAATAGGTGGAGAAGGTAAAAAGATTAAAAAAAGAAGAGATACTCATAAACCCGTATGTGGATTAGTTATGTCAAAGGCTATTAGTAGTGCTATGGCAGTACTTGAGGTAAATGCGGCAATGGGAAGAATTGTGGCTGCTCCTACAGCGGGATCATGTGGTATAATACCAGGAACCTTAATTACTATGCAGGAGGAATTTGGTTTAGAAGACGAAGATATAATTAATGCACTTATTACAGCAAGTGCCATCGGAATGATAATAACCAAAAATGCAACAGTAGCTGGTGCTGAAGGTGGTTGTCAGGCTGAAACTGGGTCAGCGGCTGGTATGGCAGCTGGAGCAGTTGTAGAGCTTATGGGTGGAACTCCAGAGGCAAGCTTGTCCGCTGCATCTATGTGTATTAAGAATATTTTAGGACTAGTTTGCGATCCGATAGCAGGACTTGTAGAAGTGCCTTGTCAGACGAGAAATGCAATGGGCGCAGCTAATGCTCTAATATGTGCAGAAATAGCATTGTCTGGAGTATCTAGTATTATTCCTTTTGATGAAGTTGTTGATACTATGTACAAAGTAGGTAGATCTATTCCTTTTGAATTAAGGGAGACGGCTTTAGGAGGTTTAGCTGACACACCAACTGGTAGAAAAATACAAAAACAGGTATTAGGGGAATAG
- a CDS encoding D-alanyl-D-alanine carboxypeptidase family protein, with the protein MKYKWRYLLIFTLIVFIVTSISNITFAQEVPTITAPNGVLIDYETGKVLFDKNAHQQTYPASTTKVMTAVLVLENANLDDKVTIDYDLYVDGSSMYLLRGESFTVKELLHALLIRSANDTAEALAIHVAGSVEKFVEMMNQRAKELGALNTNFSNPHGLPDTSHVTTAYDLAMIAKHAMSFDLFREIVNTPMLTFEPTEQTPETRYYRNTNKFLWGTGIGNQMLYDGKYINIKYDIIDGIKTGYTGAAKQCLISSGVKDDHRLISVILGAEGVDVYSDSRTLIDYGHANFKLVSLTGKNSDQLKVPVKNGKENYVNISIANDKLSIIPNNTKLSDITESISINENIKAPITQGQALGKLSYSLDNEVIGEIDLIAKESIEEQPILLKLLKPSKFFVIFISAFILWQIFIAYLRIKKRNRKRFSYRKRSPIYNFNKNIFK; encoded by the coding sequence ATGAAATATAAGTGGAGATACTTATTAATTTTTACTTTAATAGTTTTTATTGTTACATCCATATCAAACATTACTTTTGCTCAAGAAGTTCCTACTATTACTGCTCCGAATGGAGTACTAATAGACTACGAAACAGGAAAGGTTTTGTTCGATAAAAATGCTCATCAGCAAACTTATCCAGCAAGTACTACTAAAGTAATGACAGCCGTTTTAGTATTAGAGAATGCTAACTTAGATGATAAGGTTACTATTGATTACGATCTTTATGTAGATGGTTCTAGCATGTATCTTTTAAGGGGAGAGTCATTTACAGTTAAAGAACTTTTGCATGCCCTATTGATTCGTTCTGCCAACGACACTGCGGAGGCACTAGCTATTCATGTAGCTGGCTCTGTAGAAAAGTTTGTCGAGATGATGAATCAACGTGCCAAAGAACTTGGTGCATTAAATACTAATTTCTCCAATCCGCACGGTTTACCAGACACGAGTCATGTGACCACAGCTTATGACTTAGCAATGATTGCAAAGCATGCTATGAGTTTTGACCTTTTTAGAGAAATTGTAAATACTCCTATGCTAACATTTGAACCGACAGAACAAACACCAGAAACTAGATATTATCGCAATACAAATAAGTTTTTATGGGGTACAGGTATTGGGAATCAAATGCTTTATGATGGAAAGTACATAAATATTAAATATGATATTATCGATGGAATTAAAACAGGGTATACAGGCGCAGCTAAGCAATGTCTTATAAGCTCTGGAGTTAAAGACGATCATCGTTTAATTTCCGTTATACTTGGAGCAGAAGGTGTAGATGTCTATAGTGATTCTAGAACTTTAATTGACTATGGGCATGCAAACTTTAAGTTAGTATCACTAACAGGAAAAAATTCTGACCAACTTAAAGTTCCTGTAAAAAATGGTAAAGAGAACTATGTTAACATTTCCATTGCAAATGATAAACTTTCTATAATACCAAATAATACAAAATTAAGTGATATTACAGAAAGTATTTCAATAAATGAAAATATTAAAGCACCGATTACTCAAGGTCAAGCGCTAGGAAAACTCAGTTACTCTTTAGACAACGAAGTTATAGGTGAAATAGATTTGATTGCTAAAGAGTCTATAGAAGAACAACCTATATTACTTAAACTTTTAAAACCTTCCAAGTTTTTTGTTATATTTATTAGTGCATTTATTTTATGGCAAATATTTATTGCATATTTGCGAATTAAAAAAAGAAATAGAAAAAGATTTTCATATAGGAAAAGATCTCCTATATATAATTTTAATAAAAATATATTTAAATAA
- a CDS encoding helix-hairpin-helix domain-containing protein, whose protein sequence is MNLGKKQNLIIVIAITVIVLGFSISNYIKQQKVYVLSHEEKKDILHESSTESGKDSSSNRDEINSEKIVVHIEGEVVSPGVYELDKDTRVFDVIEAAGGLLETANRKKINLAKKIVDEEYIYIPSESDENVEIQNITNAPITTNINKNESLVNINNASMTELNSLPGIGEVLANRIIEYRSEKGDFKSVEELKNVSGIGDKKFSEIKDKVTVK, encoded by the coding sequence ATGAATTTAGGTAAAAAACAAAATCTAATAATAGTTATTGCAATTACAGTTATAGTGTTAGGTTTCTCAATTTCTAACTATATAAAGCAGCAAAAAGTCTATGTCCTAAGCCATGAGGAAAAAAAAGATATTTTACATGAAAGTAGTACAGAAAGTGGTAAAGATAGTAGTAGCAATAGAGATGAGATCAATAGTGAGAAAATAGTAGTACATATAGAAGGTGAGGTTGTCAGCCCTGGCGTATACGAATTAGATAAAGATACAAGGGTTTTTGATGTTATTGAAGCAGCTGGAGGATTATTAGAAACAGCAAATCGGAAAAAAATTAATTTAGCTAAAAAAATAGTAGATGAAGAATATATATACATCCCTAGTGAAAGTGATGAAAATGTAGAAATTCAAAATATAACTAATGCACCTATAACGACTAATATTAATAAAAATGAAAGTCTTGTAAATATTAACAATGCTAGTATGACAGAATTAAATAGCCTACCAGGTATAGGAGAAGTATTAGCTAACAGAATAATAGAATACAGAAGTGAAAAAGGGGATTTTAAATCTGTAGAAGAATTAAAAAACGTAAGTGGAATAGGGGATAAAAAATTTAGCGAAATAAAGGATAAGGTAACTGTAAAATGA
- the selD gene encoding selenide, water dikinase SelD — MTNPQRLTQMTTSSGUAAKIGPDVLAQVLCNLPKVEDKKLIVSLDTSDDAAVYELNEDTALIQTLDFFTPVVDDPYTYGQIAAANSLSDVYAMGGKPLMAMNIVCFPSCLDPKVLQEVLKGGADKIIEAGALLVGGHTVEDNEPKYGLSVTGVVHPKKVLANSTARVGDYLILTKPVGLGVLNTAIKADIASKEQYDIAVKTMVTLNKYAFEAIEHVNISSCTDITGFGFLGHAYEMAKGSEVSLEIYSDKIPILKGARDLASMGIIPAGMYSNKKHIEKEVRIVGNIENVIEDLLYDPQTSGGLLVAVHEADVEKALESLSINTDIKFSIVGRVLPKGEYAIYLK, encoded by the coding sequence ATGACAAACCCTCAAAGACTTACACAAATGACTACAAGCTCAGGCTGAGCGGCTAAAATAGGACCAGATGTCCTTGCGCAGGTTCTGTGCAATTTACCAAAAGTAGAAGATAAAAAACTAATTGTAAGCCTAGATACTTCTGATGATGCAGCTGTATATGAACTTAATGAAGACACAGCTCTAATTCAAACTCTGGACTTTTTTACACCAGTTGTAGATGATCCATATACATATGGACAAATAGCAGCAGCCAACTCATTAAGCGATGTATATGCTATGGGAGGAAAACCACTTATGGCAATGAATATTGTATGTTTTCCAAGCTGCTTAGACCCTAAAGTACTACAAGAGGTACTAAAAGGTGGGGCAGATAAAATAATAGAAGCTGGGGCATTATTAGTTGGAGGCCACACTGTTGAGGATAATGAGCCTAAATATGGACTTTCTGTTACTGGAGTTGTTCACCCTAAAAAAGTATTAGCTAACAGTACGGCTCGAGTGGGAGATTATTTAATACTTACAAAGCCTGTTGGATTAGGAGTATTAAATACAGCTATAAAAGCAGATATTGCTTCTAAAGAGCAATATGATATCGCTGTAAAAACTATGGTTACATTGAACAAATATGCTTTTGAGGCAATTGAACATGTAAACATTTCTTCCTGTACAGATATTACAGGATTTGGTTTTCTTGGACATGCTTACGAGATGGCAAAGGGGAGTGAAGTATCCTTAGAGATTTACTCAGATAAGATTCCTATACTAAAAGGAGCAAGAGATCTTGCTAGTATGGGTATTATACCGGCTGGTATGTATTCTAACAAAAAGCATATTGAGAAAGAAGTAAGAATAGTAGGAAATATAGAAAATGTGATAGAAGATTTACTGTATGATCCCCAAACGTCGGGAGGTCTGTTGGTAGCAGTACATGAAGCTGATGTAGAAAAGGCTCTTGAAAGCTTATCTATCAATACAGATATTAAATTTTCTATTGTTGGAAGGGTTCTTCCAAAGGGAGAATATGCTATTTATTTAAAGTAA